A single genomic interval of Aureliella helgolandensis harbors:
- a CDS encoding sigma-70 family RNA polymerase sigma factor, with product MDHSQTTFVIQRYLDALPEGGPTGDDAAEPIIRELLERAVGRLHLLCASFLYKRYPRLARTPVNLDADELLGGVTAGLIDALQKTRPPTVRRFFALANQHIRWQLNDLARRLDESPRAVGLSDAGIVAVPASSASGLSPDGLRILAAIEGLPENEREVFELVGIQALTHAETAMLIGVSEKTVQRRLNRARILLAERLMDLAPPDQTEELPASGDTPSFLQGGS from the coding sequence ATGGACCACTCCCAAACGACCTTCGTGATTCAGCGATACTTGGACGCTCTTCCTGAGGGCGGCCCAACCGGAGACGACGCAGCCGAACCGATCATTCGGGAGCTACTGGAACGAGCGGTAGGTCGCCTGCACTTGCTATGTGCTAGCTTTCTATACAAGCGTTACCCGCGGCTCGCGCGCACGCCTGTAAACCTTGACGCAGATGAGCTGCTGGGAGGTGTCACTGCCGGGCTGATCGACGCCTTGCAAAAGACCCGCCCCCCAACCGTTCGGCGATTTTTTGCTCTGGCGAACCAACACATTCGCTGGCAACTCAATGACCTGGCGCGCAGACTGGATGAAAGCCCGAGAGCCGTAGGCCTATCGGACGCTGGCATTGTGGCCGTCCCTGCCAGTTCCGCGTCCGGCCTCAGCCCTGATGGACTGCGTATCTTGGCGGCAATTGAAGGGCTCCCCGAAAATGAGCGGGAGGTGTTCGAGCTCGTCGGTATTCAAGCACTGACCCATGCCGAGACGGCAATGCTGATAGGAGTATCCGAGAAAACGGTGCAGCGTCGATTGAATCGAGCCCGGATTCTACTTGCTGAGCGGCTCATGGACCTCGCTCCGCCCGATCAAACTGAAGAACTTCCAGCGTCGGGAGATACGCCCTCTTTTCTACAAGGAGGTTCGTAA
- a CDS encoding SDR family NAD(P)-dependent oxidoreductase, with product MDNPVVIITGGGSGIGRAAAIQFAQAGAHVTIAGRRFAPLEETAQTSERIQPIRADVSLENEIAEVVAFTASRWGRIDVLVNNAGVFVQRPIESIDSDRVTALFSANVFSTSLMTKAALPYLKETRGAIINVSSTFGHKAAPMISLYAASKAAVEQLTRCWAMELAPFQIRVNAVAPGPTETEILASSGLPTAAIEQLKREEAERVPLGRRGTPDEVANWIVHLSSPAATWLTGQVIAIDGGLSIA from the coding sequence ATGGACAATCCCGTGGTCATCATCACCGGAGGCGGCTCGGGAATTGGTCGCGCCGCAGCAATTCAGTTTGCGCAGGCAGGCGCTCACGTCACAATTGCAGGACGCCGATTTGCCCCGCTTGAAGAAACCGCTCAAACTTCAGAACGCATTCAGCCAATTCGAGCAGACGTAAGTTTGGAAAACGAGATAGCTGAGGTCGTTGCGTTCACAGCTAGTCGTTGGGGACGAATTGACGTTCTTGTGAACAACGCCGGAGTGTTTGTTCAACGGCCCATCGAATCGATTGATTCAGATAGAGTCACGGCCTTGTTCTCCGCGAATGTTTTCAGCACAAGCCTAATGACTAAAGCGGCTTTGCCGTACTTGAAGGAGACGCGTGGAGCGATCATCAATGTCTCTAGCACGTTCGGACACAAGGCCGCACCCATGATATCGCTTTACGCCGCTTCGAAGGCGGCAGTTGAACAACTTACACGTTGCTGGGCCATGGAATTGGCTCCCTTTCAAATTAGGGTCAATGCGGTAGCACCAGGACCAACAGAAACTGAAATCCTTGCGAGTTCGGGATTGCCAACGGCGGCAATTGAACAGCTGAAACGTGAAGAGGCGGAGCGAGTACCGCTAGGTCGTCGAGGCACACCAGATGAAGTAGCGAACTGGATTGTCCACTTGTCAAGCCCTGCCGCGACGTGGCTGACGGGTCAAGTCATTGCGATTGATGGAGGTTTGAGCATTGCCTAG
- a CDS encoding carboxymuconolactone decarboxylase family protein yields MTAHLISKPRTSEAYCAMVVLELYLANCSIESSLRELIRLRVSQINGCANCIDMHWKDARAAGESEQRLYGLSAWQECPFYSERERMALNLAEHLTHLTDDGARESIHNQAREQFENQELDDLIWVIAAINAWNRYSIGSRKVPGDYHPGATTI; encoded by the coding sequence ATGACCGCTCATCTTATTTCTAAACCGCGTACCAGTGAAGCCTACTGCGCAATGGTAGTGCTGGAACTCTATCTGGCCAATTGTTCCATTGAGAGTTCGTTGCGAGAGTTGATTAGGCTCAGAGTGTCGCAGATCAACGGTTGCGCTAACTGTATCGACATGCATTGGAAGGATGCCCGCGCGGCCGGCGAGTCGGAACAGCGACTGTATGGTCTGTCAGCTTGGCAGGAGTGTCCTTTTTACAGTGAACGGGAACGAATGGCCCTCAACCTGGCAGAGCACTTGACTCATCTTACTGACGATGGGGCTCGGGAGAGTATCCACAATCAAGCTCGTGAGCAGTTCGAGAATCAGGAACTCGATGATCTCATTTGGGTGATCGCAGCAATCAACGCATGGAATCGCTATAGCATTGGTTCACGGAAAGTGCCCGGCGACTACCATCCGGGCGCTACGACTATCTAG
- a CDS encoding SDR family oxidoreductase, whose product MKIVVIGGSGLIGKKLIPLLELKGHEVVSASPSAGVNTISGEGLAQAFTKADVVVDVTNAPSWEDTAVLEFFQTSTRNILAAEAVAGVMHHVALSVVGADHMPESGYMRAKVAQENLIKAGDVPYTILRATQFFEFLKAIAGPDEEAVRLSDAPMQPIAAVDVAATLADIVERPPVNGMLEVAGPDSLSIAAFVRKALSASGDTRLVIADPKARYFNAAMDDLGLTPRLPNPRIGSTRFESWAVGSASVR is encoded by the coding sequence ATGAAGATTGTAGTGATTGGCGGCAGTGGACTCATTGGAAAGAAGCTGATCCCACTGCTGGAACTGAAGGGGCATGAGGTCGTGTCGGCGTCTCCTTCGGCGGGAGTCAACACGATCAGCGGCGAAGGCCTCGCCCAAGCATTTACCAAAGCCGACGTCGTTGTCGACGTTACGAACGCACCTTCTTGGGAAGACACGGCCGTGCTGGAGTTCTTCCAGACGTCTACACGAAATATTCTTGCGGCCGAAGCTGTCGCGGGAGTAATGCACCATGTTGCACTCTCAGTTGTAGGTGCCGATCATATGCCCGAAAGCGGATACATGCGGGCCAAGGTTGCTCAGGAGAATTTGATTAAGGCAGGCGATGTGCCCTACACAATACTCCGCGCGACCCAGTTCTTTGAGTTTTTAAAGGCAATTGCAGGGCCTGACGAGGAAGCGGTCCGACTGTCCGACGCCCCCATGCAACCCATTGCGGCGGTAGACGTCGCTGCGACTCTGGCCGACATTGTCGAGAGACCGCCAGTAAATGGCATGCTGGAGGTAGCCGGACCTGATTCACTGTCGATTGCTGCATTCGTACGCAAGGCCCTCTCCGCGAGCGGGGACACACGATTGGTCATCGCCGATCCAAAGGCCCGGTACTTCAACGCAGCAATGGATGATCTTGGCCTGACGCCCCGGCTACCCAATCCGCGGATCGGCAGCACGCGTTTTGAAAGCTGGGCCGTCGGCTCCGCGTCTGTACGGTGA
- a CDS encoding serine/threonine-protein kinase: MHRLLEELLNSGNTPEVVCRDCPELLPEVRQRWQEFQLVDEQIRALLPGVGTFPTVYSTAPPQPSLVLPAAFGRYQLRSRLGVGGFGVVYLGHDTELDRHVAIKLLHAQARPIEVQHNFALQEARRLAQLRHPGIVAVHDVGVHQGQLFIVSDYIEGSDLGQWLGVRRPTWSDAAAIAAAVADALAHAHARLIVHRDIKPANILLNSDTTPVLVDFGLALDESQDSSSSRGVVAGTPSYMSPEQASGAAHRIDGRTDIYSLGVVLYEMLTGQLPFRARNTYELLRQVRDDEPQPPRQLIDDIPPELERVCLKALAKRQHDRQTSAADFAAELRRILSNSIQEDQATLRLHWNTSPPLPGLKRRTVGRQKELQEMERAFVEAASGQGCVLCVTGEPGIGKTTLIDDFLSELSATNYPYALARGRCSERLAGTEAYLPFLEALESLLHGEYAETAAQLMKSAAPNWYEQVASTAANELPLEQRIAESRAASQQRLKRELATCLREMARQRPLLIFIDDLHWADPSTVDLLAYLAGKCDAMSILFVLTYRPTDLALTKHLFGPVKLDLQARGVCRELALEFLPRSDLDQYLSLEFPNHDFPNEFADMVHARTEGSPLFMVDLLRYLRDRQVLAQEQERWILRQSVPDLRRELPESVRGMIQRKIDQLGGDDRRLLVAASVQGYEFDSAVVAKVLGRDPAEVEDRLGELNRVHAFVRRVGELEFPDRTLTVQYCFVHVLYQNVLYDSLQPTRRASLNGAVAQALCAYYGDNSVELAGVLAMLLKEARDIKGAAKYFLIAAQNAARVYANHETVILARRGIEVLSALPDTPERAHQELALQITLGSALFATNDWTASEVELAYTRAQELCRELGESSELFPALWGLFLFHIARGEIWTGIEQGAHLLNLAQRIRDPGLLLQAHHALGPTYGLVGNWEAAQTHLEQAIAGYDRQIHHKQAFFYGGHDPCVCCLSYSAKARWMLGYPEQALQLGQQAIALASDLGHPTSLAHTQLSVAMVHQYLRNASETLALAEALQKLAADQGLPYYLAGGLVLQGWAIAELGHGEEGIALIQKGFATGGSTRAHWRSYSLTLLADAHGKCQNLTEGLVALEDAMTVVAATGICIFEPEIYRLKGEFLLSQDIQKSAEAEACYGEAIAIARRQQAKTLELRATLSLARFYERQGRFADGQAALSTIYGTFTEGFGTPDLVDAAAHLKRLSRTSSRDAASW, translated from the coding sequence GTGCATCGACTGCTCGAAGAGCTGCTCAACTCGGGGAACACGCCGGAGGTGGTTTGCCGCGATTGCCCCGAGCTGCTGCCGGAAGTCCGGCAGCGATGGCAGGAGTTTCAGCTGGTCGATGAACAGATAAGAGCTCTGCTTCCGGGAGTTGGCACGTTTCCTACGGTCTACTCAACTGCACCTCCACAGCCTAGTTTAGTTCTTCCTGCGGCCTTTGGCCGTTATCAGCTCCGCTCTCGCTTGGGTGTTGGCGGCTTCGGGGTTGTCTATCTCGGGCACGATACTGAGCTTGACCGGCACGTCGCCATTAAACTGTTGCATGCCCAAGCCCGACCGATTGAAGTCCAACACAATTTTGCTTTACAGGAAGCGAGGCGGCTGGCCCAACTGCGTCACCCTGGCATAGTGGCGGTCCACGACGTTGGTGTTCATCAAGGACAACTCTTTATTGTCTCCGACTATATCGAGGGTTCTGACCTAGGTCAGTGGCTTGGAGTCAGGCGTCCGACCTGGTCGGATGCAGCTGCCATCGCAGCCGCCGTAGCGGATGCGCTAGCTCACGCACATGCTCGGCTCATCGTCCACCGAGACATAAAGCCTGCTAACATCCTACTCAATAGCGACACCACGCCGGTCCTTGTAGACTTTGGGCTTGCCCTCGATGAATCACAGGATAGTAGCAGCTCGAGAGGCGTTGTAGCCGGAACGCCGTCGTACATGTCCCCTGAGCAGGCATCGGGCGCTGCTCACCGTATCGACGGCCGCACTGACATCTATAGTCTGGGAGTGGTGCTATATGAGATGCTCACCGGCCAACTTCCGTTCAGGGCGAGGAACACTTATGAACTATTACGTCAAGTGCGTGATGACGAGCCGCAGCCTCCCAGACAGTTAATTGACGACATCCCGCCCGAACTGGAACGGGTGTGTCTCAAAGCACTGGCGAAACGACAGCACGACCGTCAAACTTCCGCCGCTGACTTTGCTGCGGAACTGCGCCGTATACTTTCGAATAGTATACAGGAGGATCAGGCTACACTGCGACTGCATTGGAACACCAGTCCGCCATTGCCCGGCCTCAAACGTCGTACCGTGGGTCGACAGAAAGAGCTTCAGGAAATGGAGCGAGCATTCGTGGAGGCGGCGTCCGGTCAAGGATGCGTTTTATGTGTGACCGGCGAGCCAGGCATTGGAAAGACTACCTTGATCGACGACTTTCTGAGTGAGCTGTCAGCCACGAACTATCCCTATGCTTTGGCTCGAGGGCGCTGTTCCGAGCGACTCGCCGGTACAGAGGCATACCTGCCATTTCTAGAAGCCTTGGAGAGCTTGCTACATGGCGAATACGCCGAGACGGCGGCCCAGCTGATGAAATCGGCCGCGCCCAACTGGTACGAGCAAGTGGCATCTACCGCCGCGAACGAACTGCCACTGGAGCAACGCATTGCTGAGTCGAGAGCTGCTTCCCAGCAACGTCTGAAGCGTGAACTAGCGACCTGTTTACGAGAAATGGCGCGACAACGACCGCTGCTCATATTCATTGACGATCTGCATTGGGCCGATCCCTCGACTGTCGATCTACTTGCGTACTTGGCCGGCAAGTGCGATGCCATGAGCATTTTGTTTGTGCTTACCTACCGCCCAACGGATTTGGCGCTCACTAAGCACCTGTTTGGTCCCGTTAAGTTGGACTTGCAAGCACGCGGCGTTTGCCGAGAACTGGCATTGGAGTTTTTGCCGCGATCCGACCTGGATCAGTATCTATCGCTCGAGTTTCCCAATCACGACTTCCCGAACGAATTTGCGGACATGGTTCACGCCCGGACCGAAGGGAGTCCTCTGTTCATGGTCGACCTTTTGCGCTACCTACGCGACCGGCAGGTGCTCGCTCAGGAGCAAGAGCGTTGGATACTGCGGCAATCGGTCCCCGACCTCCGTCGAGAACTTCCCGAATCGGTGCGAGGTATGATTCAGCGAAAGATTGATCAACTGGGTGGCGACGATCGTCGCCTGTTGGTGGCAGCCAGCGTACAAGGTTACGAGTTCGATTCGGCGGTAGTTGCAAAGGTCCTGGGGCGAGATCCGGCAGAGGTGGAGGACAGATTAGGCGAACTCAATCGAGTTCATGCTTTCGTACGGAGAGTTGGCGAACTGGAGTTTCCCGATCGGACGTTGACAGTTCAATACTGCTTCGTTCATGTGCTCTATCAGAACGTGTTGTATGACTCGTTACAACCAACCCGCCGTGCATCTCTCAATGGCGCGGTGGCGCAAGCGCTTTGTGCGTATTACGGCGATAATAGTGTCGAGTTGGCCGGGGTCCTAGCAATGCTGCTGAAGGAGGCTCGCGACATCAAAGGCGCTGCGAAGTATTTCTTGATAGCGGCACAGAACGCGGCCCGCGTCTACGCCAACCACGAAACCGTCATCCTCGCGCGCCGTGGGATCGAAGTGCTTTCGGCATTGCCCGATACGCCCGAGCGGGCTCACCAAGAGCTCGCGCTGCAGATCACTTTAGGCTCCGCATTGTTCGCGACCAACGACTGGACGGCGTCTGAGGTCGAGTTGGCATACACCCGCGCGCAAGAACTTTGCCGTGAGTTGGGAGAGTCGTCCGAGCTATTCCCGGCTTTGTGGGGACTCTTCCTCTTCCACATCGCTCGTGGAGAGATATGGACGGGAATAGAGCAAGGAGCGCACTTGCTCAACTTGGCCCAACGCATAAGAGACCCAGGGTTACTTCTGCAGGCGCATCACGCACTCGGGCCGACCTACGGTTTGGTCGGGAATTGGGAAGCGGCACAGACCCATTTGGAGCAGGCCATCGCTGGTTATGACCGCCAAATCCATCATAAACAAGCTTTTTTTTACGGCGGTCATGACCCGTGCGTATGCTGTCTGAGCTACAGTGCCAAAGCTCGCTGGATGCTTGGGTATCCTGAACAGGCTTTACAGCTTGGGCAGCAGGCCATCGCGCTTGCCAGTGACTTGGGGCATCCGACGAGCTTGGCCCACACTCAGCTGTCGGTCGCAATGGTCCACCAATACCTTCGGAATGCATCCGAGACTCTCGCACTAGCAGAAGCGCTCCAGAAGTTGGCCGCCGATCAGGGCCTGCCGTACTATTTGGCGGGGGGATTGGTTCTGCAAGGCTGGGCGATCGCTGAACTCGGACATGGCGAGGAAGGAATCGCACTCATCCAGAAGGGATTCGCTACCGGGGGCAGCACGCGGGCTCACTGGCGTTCTTACTCCCTAACCTTACTGGCCGACGCGCATGGCAAGTGTCAAAACCTAACAGAAGGACTTGTCGCGCTCGAAGATGCGATGACTGTCGTTGCGGCGACTGGTATCTGTATTTTCGAACCAGAAATATATCGGCTCAAGGGCGAATTCCTACTATCACAAGATATACAGAAGTCGGCTGAGGCAGAAGCTTGCTATGGTGAGGCCATCGCGATCGCCCGCCGACAACAGGCAAAGACCCTCGAGCTGAGGGCCACGCTGAGCCTCGCTCGCTTCTACGAACGACAGGGGCGCTTCGCCGATGGCCAAGCTGCACTCTCCACCATTTACGGTACGTTCACGGAGGGCTTTGGAACGCCGGATTTGGTGGACGCAGCCGCGCATCTGAAAAGACTTTCCCGAACCTCCTCACGCGATGCAGCGTCTTGGTGA
- a CDS encoding HlyD family secretion protein, which translates to MATLEAAPVADHLDGTLKSSDAAAAAANPAESGGVSPHISTGNAELPAKSASRFSALLARTGIALTLLVATSGAGYWYFQSWHYVSTDDAYINGHATLVASRVSGQAAEVLVEDNNRVRKGDVVVRLDKQPFLVQLRIAEAIVLAAEAELAAAMSEVRGFAAEARTMRFALEHAIEDVENQVALLRSKIAVLHSREANLSRAQSDYKRVNGLVGSGAVTQQELDESKESLLVAEAEVEGALQDVYQVRIGLGIPERPSEGEDLSTVPENLSQNFSSVLEAQAALIRAASRLNAVDSYTKSPSQMLADFDNLAVDGNIDRVLAKLISNAPTVKTAEARLELARRRLAEAQLELEYTDVVAEIDGVVTRRNVNPGNNVAIGQSLMAIRSLNEVWVDANFKETQLPKLRIGQPVHLAVDMYGSRETFQGRISGFTMGTGSTLALLPAQNATGNFVKVVQRLPVRIELVDYDPDKSPLFIGLSVEPRVMIKQPPMGPNAGMVLQPHSFIGNARDKGPVRP; encoded by the coding sequence ATGGCAACCCTCGAAGCGGCACCCGTTGCTGATCACCTCGATGGGACACTGAAGAGTTCGGATGCGGCTGCGGCTGCGGCGAACCCGGCCGAGAGCGGCGGTGTTAGTCCCCATATCTCGACCGGCAATGCCGAACTGCCGGCGAAATCCGCCAGTCGGTTCTCCGCTTTACTGGCTCGTACAGGAATTGCCCTGACGTTACTGGTGGCGACTAGCGGTGCTGGTTACTGGTACTTCCAGTCTTGGCACTACGTGTCGACGGACGACGCCTATATCAACGGACATGCTACCCTCGTTGCGTCGCGTGTGTCCGGACAGGCGGCAGAAGTCCTTGTGGAAGACAACAACCGAGTTCGCAAAGGTGACGTTGTTGTGCGACTCGACAAGCAACCATTTCTGGTCCAGCTTCGCATTGCTGAAGCAATCGTTTTAGCGGCTGAAGCCGAACTGGCTGCCGCTATGTCCGAAGTGCGAGGTTTCGCGGCGGAGGCCCGCACGATGCGATTCGCTCTCGAGCATGCGATCGAGGACGTGGAGAATCAGGTGGCTCTGCTCAGGTCAAAAATTGCCGTGCTTCATTCTCGGGAAGCGAATCTGTCCAGAGCGCAGAGTGACTACAAACGGGTAAATGGGCTAGTGGGTTCGGGAGCCGTAACACAACAGGAACTGGATGAGTCAAAGGAATCGCTTCTAGTCGCCGAAGCTGAGGTCGAGGGTGCTCTCCAAGACGTTTACCAGGTCCGCATTGGCCTTGGTATTCCGGAACGTCCCAGCGAGGGCGAAGACCTATCGACGGTCCCAGAGAACCTTAGCCAGAACTTTTCGTCGGTCCTTGAGGCGCAAGCGGCGTTAATTCGCGCTGCCTCGCGGCTCAACGCGGTCGATTCGTATACAAAGTCGCCCAGCCAGATGCTCGCCGATTTTGACAATTTAGCCGTCGATGGAAATATCGACAGAGTTCTTGCCAAGCTGATTTCAAACGCCCCGACCGTTAAGACCGCAGAAGCACGTCTTGAACTCGCTCGGCGAAGGTTGGCCGAGGCCCAATTGGAACTGGAGTACACCGATGTGGTGGCAGAAATCGATGGCGTTGTCACGCGTCGGAATGTCAATCCCGGAAACAACGTTGCCATCGGCCAATCTCTGATGGCCATCCGTTCGCTCAACGAAGTTTGGGTCGACGCGAACTTTAAAGAAACGCAGCTCCCCAAGCTTCGCATCGGTCAGCCCGTCCACTTAGCCGTCGACATGTACGGAAGTCGAGAGACGTTCCAGGGGCGCATTTCAGGATTCACGATGGGGACTGGTTCGACTCTTGCACTCTTGCCTGCTCAAAATGCGACGGGCAACTTCGTCAAAGTCGTTCAGCGTCTTCCAGTCCGCATCGAGCTAGTGGATTACGACCCAGATAAGTCACCACTGTTCATCGGCCTTTCGGTAGAGCCGCGAGTGATGATAAAGCAACCGCCTATGGGCCCCAATGCTGGTATGGTTCTCCAGCCACATTCATTCATAGGCAACGCTCGAGACAAAGGTCCGGTGAGACCATGA
- a CDS encoding cupin domain-containing protein — MLRALFLSLANLGIAAGAVSGLLHSEDSEKVKVLSAIEIAETLDGEAAAATVVEVTIEPGQAGVPHRHPGPGFGYVVEGEYEIAVDDNPAKVLKAGETFYEPKGCLHRISRNPGKVRTRLIAVVLHPRNKKEVAVPESVNTCGM; from the coding sequence ATGTTACGAGCTCTGTTTTTGTCACTGGCGAACCTAGGTATTGCCGCTGGCGCTGTCAGCGGGCTTCTGCACTCTGAGGATAGTGAAAAGGTGAAGGTCCTCTCGGCTATCGAGATTGCTGAGACGCTGGACGGTGAGGCGGCGGCGGCAACGGTGGTCGAGGTAACGATCGAACCCGGTCAAGCCGGCGTCCCTCACCGTCACCCTGGCCCCGGATTCGGGTACGTCGTCGAAGGCGAATATGAAATTGCGGTAGACGACAATCCGGCCAAAGTGCTCAAGGCAGGCGAGACTTTCTACGAACCCAAAGGCTGCCTACACCGAATCTCTCGGAATCCAGGCAAGGTGCGCACTCGCTTGATTGCAGTGGTATTGCACCCGCGAAACAAAAAGGAAGTCGCCGTACCTGAGTCGGTGAACACCTGCGGCATGTAA
- a CDS encoding MBL fold metallo-hydrolase encodes MLNCEQLQQAEPSLNVDKNLTPSSLGREELVPSRYAVRVGEIEVLVVSDGVLPLPSAMMAYNVDPAVRASWLDDMFLPADAFDWPLNVVVVRSGGRTILIDAGLGLDPDLHLPRAGQLIKRLNAAGIDLASVTDVVLTHMHMDHIGGLLVDGVKDRLRPDLRIHVSAAEVQFWDSPDFARTSMPPGFPDALRSAAARFMKVYGKHLRPFTEEHEVAPGVVVCRTGGHTPGHSVVRLASRGERLTFAGDAVFAVGFDHPDWHNGFEHDPEEAARVRVRLLQELAANSELLVATHMPFPSVGRVAIDGDVFRFVPAFWDY; translated from the coding sequence ATGTTAAATTGTGAGCAGTTGCAGCAAGCGGAACCTAGCCTCAACGTGGACAAAAACCTAACCCCCAGTAGTCTAGGACGCGAGGAATTGGTTCCGTCTCGCTACGCGGTGCGCGTCGGTGAGATTGAAGTGTTGGTGGTCAGCGATGGCGTGTTACCGCTCCCATCAGCAATGATGGCATACAACGTAGACCCGGCCGTACGAGCGAGTTGGTTGGACGACATGTTCCTGCCGGCAGACGCTTTCGATTGGCCGCTAAACGTAGTAGTGGTGCGTAGTGGCGGTCGCACCATACTTATCGACGCCGGCTTAGGGCTGGACCCGGACTTGCACCTGCCGCGGGCGGGCCAGTTGATCAAGCGACTGAATGCCGCTGGTATTGATCTTGCATCCGTGACCGACGTAGTGCTTACACACATGCATATGGACCACATTGGCGGTCTGCTCGTCGACGGTGTGAAGGACCGACTACGGCCGGATTTGCGGATACACGTGTCGGCTGCTGAGGTTCAATTCTGGGATTCGCCCGATTTCGCACGCACCTCTATGCCTCCCGGCTTTCCGGACGCGCTTCGCTCGGCCGCCGCGCGCTTCATGAAGGTGTATGGCAAACATTTGCGGCCGTTCACGGAGGAGCACGAAGTTGCGCCAGGGGTCGTTGTCTGTCGGACGGGCGGGCACACTCCCGGGCACAGCGTGGTCCGCCTGGCGTCGCGCGGCGAGCGCTTAACGTTCGCTGGAGATGCCGTGTTCGCAGTCGGATTCGACCACCCCGACTGGCACAACGGCTTCGAACATGATCCCGAGGAGGCGGCTCGAGTTCGGGTTCGCCTGTTGCAAGAGCTGGCGGCGAACAGTGAACTGCTGGTGGCTACTCACATGCCGTTTCCATCGGTTGGCCGAGTGGCGATCGACGGCGACGTCTTTCGTTTTGTTCCGGCCTTCTGGGACTACTGA
- a CDS encoding DHA2 family efflux MFS transporter permease subunit, protein MRTAAESAPWIVAAAVIIPTFMEVLDTTIANVALRYIAGGLSSPVTDGEWVITSYLAANAFVLPISGWLAMRLGRRKYFLLSIFFFTLASVLCGMATSLEQLVLFRIMQGLAGGGLQPVSQSILLDAFPRERQGVAMTAFGAAALLAPVIGPTLGGYITDTIGWRWIFFLNLPVGLLALGLCHLVVRDPAYLVAGRSKLLASSHIDKAGFSFLCMAIVSWEILLSKGQEWDWIGDPFYRVHTLLLVFLASLGVLVVHELTTRNPLVDFRSLLDRNFRSSAVIIFCAYGVLYANTTTLPRLLQSLFGYDATTSGLILSPSGIFSIVVLFAVGAIMSRGIDARRLIGGGLVLMAVGNYVMAQMNLDISPWYAIWPRIVVVCGLSMIFAPLNVAAFQGFDPARRGAAVGLLALLRNEGGSVGTSLAKTLYDRRDQFHTARLNDGLDPLNTVLVEWLHRSQGMFFQITGDPAASNYLSFELLQRLRAQQAASLSYFDTFWGLAVVSLLVVPLVLLMRPSISERGAHIATD, encoded by the coding sequence ATGCGAACAGCGGCTGAATCAGCCCCTTGGATTGTCGCTGCGGCGGTAATCATACCAACTTTTATGGAGGTGTTAGACACGACCATCGCCAACGTCGCTCTGCGCTACATCGCGGGCGGGCTGTCATCGCCAGTCACCGACGGAGAGTGGGTCATCACTAGCTACCTCGCAGCAAACGCTTTCGTTCTACCGATTTCCGGATGGCTTGCGATGAGGCTCGGCCGTCGGAAGTATTTTCTACTCTCCATCTTCTTCTTCACGTTGGCTTCAGTGTTGTGTGGCATGGCAACAAGCCTTGAACAACTGGTACTATTCCGTATTATGCAGGGATTGGCAGGGGGAGGATTGCAGCCGGTTAGCCAGAGTATTTTGCTGGACGCGTTCCCGCGTGAGAGGCAGGGTGTGGCAATGACGGCTTTCGGAGCAGCAGCATTGCTCGCCCCGGTGATCGGCCCCACACTCGGCGGCTACATCACCGACACGATCGGATGGCGTTGGATCTTCTTTCTGAACCTGCCCGTTGGTCTATTGGCCCTCGGCCTGTGCCATTTAGTCGTCAGAGACCCAGCGTATCTGGTGGCAGGAAGAAGCAAGTTGCTAGCGAGTTCCCACATTGATAAGGCTGGTTTTTCCTTTCTTTGTATGGCGATTGTCTCCTGGGAGATCCTGCTGAGCAAAGGCCAGGAGTGGGACTGGATCGGTGACCCGTTCTACCGTGTTCACACTTTACTCCTTGTCTTTCTCGCCTCGCTTGGAGTACTGGTAGTTCATGAGCTTACTACGCGTAACCCCTTAGTTGACTTCCGTTCTCTGCTTGACCGCAACTTTCGTTCTAGCGCGGTGATCATTTTTTGTGCATACGGGGTACTTTACGCGAACACGACCACTTTACCGCGTTTACTCCAATCTCTGTTTGGCTACGACGCGACAACGTCTGGCCTAATTCTCTCTCCGTCGGGAATCTTTTCGATCGTTGTTCTCTTTGCTGTGGGAGCGATTATGTCCAGAGGGATCGACGCTCGACGCCTGATTGGCGGCGGCCTGGTCCTCATGGCCGTTGGAAACTATGTTATGGCGCAAATGAACCTCGACATCAGCCCCTGGTACGCCATCTGGCCTCGCATTGTTGTCGTCTGCGGACTCTCCATGATTTTTGCACCGTTGAACGTCGCAGCGTTCCAAGGATTTGACCCGGCCAGGCGGGGCGCCGCGGTCGGCCTGCTCGCGCTGCTTCGAAACGAAGGAGGAAGTGTCGGGACCTCACTGGCCAAGACCCTCTACGACCGCCGTGACCAATTTCACACGGCGAGGCTTAACGATGGGCTGGACCCTTTGAACACGGTCCTTGTCGAATGGCTGCATCGTAGCCAAGGCATGTTCTTCCAAATTACAGGCGACCCTGCAGCCTCGAATTACCTATCATTTGAGTTGCTACAGCGACTTCGCGCCCAACAAGCCGCATCGCTGTCGTACTTCGATACGTTTTGGGGGCTCGCTGTAGTATCACTCCTCGTTGTCCCCCTAGTTTTGCTGATGCGTCCATCAATCAGTGAACGTGGCGCCCATATCGCTACCGATTAG